A part of Streptomyces sp. NBC_01451 genomic DNA contains:
- a CDS encoding cystathionine gamma-synthase codes for MSDRHISQHFETLAIHAGNTADPLTGAVVPPIYQVSTYKQDGVGGLRGGYEYSRSANPTRTALEENLAALEGGRRGLAFASGLAAEDCLLRTLLSPGDHVVIPNDAYGGTFRLFAKVVARWGVEWSVADTSDPAAVRAALTPKTKAVWVETPSNPLLGITDIAAVAQIAREAGARLVVDNTFATPYLQQPLALGADVVVHSLTKYMGGHSDVVGGALVTGDQELGEELAYHQNAMGAVAGPFDSWLVLRGAKTLSVRMDRHSENATKIADMLTRHARVTRVLYPGLPEHPGHEVAAKQMRAFGGMVSFQVQGGEEAAVEVCNRAKVFTLGESLGGVESLIEHPGRMTHASVAGSALEVPGDLVRLSVGIENVDDLLEDLQQALG; via the coding sequence ATGAGCGACAGGCACATCAGTCAGCACTTCGAGACCCTCGCGATCCACGCGGGCAACACCGCGGATCCCCTCACCGGCGCGGTCGTCCCGCCGATCTACCAGGTCTCGACCTACAAGCAGGACGGCGTCGGCGGGCTGCGCGGCGGCTACGAGTACAGCCGCAGCGCCAATCCGACCCGTACCGCCCTCGAAGAGAACCTCGCGGCCCTGGAGGGCGGTCGCCGCGGTCTCGCGTTCGCGTCCGGACTGGCGGCCGAGGACTGCCTGTTGCGTACGCTGCTCAGCCCCGGCGACCACGTCGTCATCCCCAACGACGCGTACGGCGGCACGTTCCGTCTCTTCGCGAAGGTCGTCGCCCGGTGGGGCGTGGAGTGGTCGGTCGCCGACACCAGCGACCCCGCGGCCGTACGGGCCGCCCTCACCCCGAAGACCAAGGCCGTGTGGGTGGAGACGCCCTCCAACCCCCTTCTCGGCATCACCGACATCGCCGCCGTCGCCCAGATCGCCCGCGAGGCCGGCGCCCGGCTCGTCGTCGACAACACCTTCGCCACGCCCTACCTCCAGCAGCCGCTGGCCCTCGGCGCCGACGTCGTCGTGCACTCCCTGACCAAGTACATGGGCGGCCACTCCGACGTCGTCGGCGGTGCGCTGGTCACCGGTGACCAGGAACTCGGCGAGGAACTGGCGTACCACCAGAACGCGATGGGCGCGGTCGCCGGGCCCTTCGACTCCTGGCTGGTGCTGCGCGGCGCGAAGACGCTCTCCGTGCGGATGGACCGGCACAGCGAGAACGCCACGAAGATCGCCGACATGCTCACCCGGCACGCGCGCGTGACGCGCGTTCTCTACCCGGGGCTCCCGGAGCACCCCGGTCACGAGGTCGCCGCCAAGCAGATGCGGGCGTTCGGCGGCATGGTGTCGTTCCAGGTCCAGGGCGGCGAGGAGGCGGCCGTCGAGGTCTGCAACCGCGCCAAGGTGTTCACGCTCGGCGAGTCCCTCGGTGGCGTGGAGTCCCTGATCGAGCACCCGGGACGTATGACGCACGCGTCCGTCGCCGGGTCGGCCCTGGAGGTGCCGGGCGACCTGGTACGCCTCTCCGTGGGCATCGAGAACGTCGACGACCTCCTGGAAGACCTCCAGCAGGCCCTCGGCTAG